In uncultured Ilyobacter sp., a genomic segment contains:
- the cobC gene encoding alpha-ribazole phosphatase: protein MGKVILVRHGESEMNRDGLFFGWLDPKLTEKGIKQAHKAKNIIQSFEYDEIYSSDLSRARETAEIVNYQGLPVNLSQELREINFGIFEGLTYKEIKEKYPVEVKLWREKWQEYNYENGENVTQLQKRAVEFLKALDKEKKDIVVVTHWGVINCILSYYITGGLEGYWKFALDTGGVSILEFRDGFPVLHGLNIGGK from the coding sequence ATGGGAAAAGTCATACTGGTAAGACACGGTGAAAGTGAAATGAATAGAGATGGCCTGTTTTTCGGATGGCTCGATCCTAAACTTACTGAAAAGGGTATAAAACAGGCACATAAGGCCAAGAATATAATACAAAGTTTTGAATATGATGAAATTTATTCTAGTGACTTATCTAGAGCAAGGGAAACTGCAGAGATAGTAAATTATCAGGGGCTTCCTGTAAATTTGTCTCAAGAACTACGGGAAATCAACTTTGGAATCTTTGAAGGACTAACATATAAAGAGATAAAGGAAAAATATCCTGTTGAAGTTAAATTGTGGAGAGAAAAATGGCAGGAGTATAACTATGAAAATGGAGAGAATGTAACTCAGCTGCAGAAAAGAGCTGTGGAGTTTCTGAAAGCCCTAGATAAAGAGAAGAAAGATATAGTTGTTGTAACCCACTGGGGAGTAATAAACTGCATACTAAGTTATTATATAACCGGTGGTCTTGAAGGGTATTGGAAATTTGCACTAGATACCGGGGGAGTCAGCATATTAGAATTCAGAGATGGATTCCCTGTGCTGCATGGCCTTAATATAGGGGGAAAATAA